One stretch of Leishmania infantum JPCM5 genome chromosome 24 DNA includes these proteins:
- a CDS encoding putative phosphotransferase, with amino-acid sequence MPAAPNSQLDAELVESTLATPSRLPPSGQCPQRRTVAAAQSAASSDFPCIAPQPFDAYVVLDFEATCEADRRIADAEVIEFPMILVDARTATPVAEFQRYVRPVKNPVLSRFCTELTGITQDMVSGRDPFPVVYCEALQFLAEAGLGDAPPMRSYCVVTCGDWDLKTMLPAQMRVSGQQGTPLSFQRWCNLKKCMSQLGFGNGSGCGGAAPPLRPSGMPDMLQMLGLPLQGRHHSGIDDCRNLTAVLCALLRRGLVIDVTFSTAPFRRWHAPTEAQLPALDALPSTLADGAAQHSGDVPSPPRSHARTEGDAPKPKKGRSAYRHASSVDFILPTLVLDANRDAVQELLSDTNAADAPSRVFDEEELKTASKFMSTLLRHKAIQWRVPITSNGYVLLDDVLRQPQMRKQHVSVQDVARIVRDSDKQRYRLAYGAADGRLYIAAVQGHSIDGVEPQLRTLTSVEEVPVAVHGTYWAAWKAIQQCGYLSTMSRQHIHFAKGLINDEQVVSGMRKNVQLFVYLDVAAVLADGVALYESSNGVILTPGVGHTRQLPLKYVAKVVDRSNGRTIYPA; translated from the coding sequence ATGCCGGCCGCGCCGAATTCACAGCTGGATGCGGAGCTTGTGGAGAGCACGTTGGCGACCCCCTCGCGGCTTCCGCCGTCAGGTCAATGCCCACAGCGCAGAAcggtagcggcggcgcaatccgccgccagcagcgattTCCCCTGCATCGCCCCACAGCCGTTCGACGCGTACGTAGTGCTGGACTTCGAGGCTACGTGCGAGGCAGACAggcgcatcgccgacgcggagGTGATCGAGTTTCCAATGATCCTGGTCGACGCTCGCACCGCCACACCGGTCGCGGAGTTTCAGCGGTATGTGCGACCAGTGAAGAATCCCGTGCTCTCGCGCTTCTGCACCGAGCTGACAGGCATCACGCAGGACATGGTGAGTGGCCGTGATCCGTTTCCTGTGGTATACTGCGAGGCACTGCAGTTTCTTGCCGAGGCCGGACTCGGCGATGCGCCGCCCATGCGCAGCTACTGCGTCGTCACATGCGGCGACTGGGACCTGAAGAcgatgctgccggcgcagatGCGTGTTAGTGGACAGCAAGGGACTCCATTGTCGTTTCAGCGGTGGTGCAACCTGAAGAAGTGCATGTCACAGCTGGGCTTCGGCAACGGGAgtgggtgcggcggcgccgcgccgccgcttcgacCGTCTGGGATGCCTGACATGCTGCAGATGCTCGGCCTCCCGCTGCAGGGGCGTCATCATAGCGGCATTGACGACTGCCGCAACCTTACCGCGGTTCTGTGCGCACTGCTGAGGCGCGGCCTCGTCATTGACGTCACTTTTTCCACTGCGCCCTTTCGTCGCTGGCATGCGCCGACTGAGGCGCAGCTTCCTGCCTTGGACGCGCTGCCGAGCACGTtggccgacggcgcggcgcagcactcAGGGGATGTGCCTtcaccgccgcggtcgcATGCTCGGACAGAGGGCGACGCACCAAAACCAAAGAAGGGGCGTTCAGCATATCGGCACGCATCTTCAGTCGACTTCATTTTGCCAACTCTTGTCCTTGACGCGAATCGCGACGCCGTGCAGGAGCTTCTCTCCGACACgaacgccgccgacgctccTTCGCGAGTGTTCGATGAGGAGGAACTCAAGACGGCGTCTAAGTTCATGTCTACCCTACTCCGCCACAAGGCGATCCAGTGGCGGGTGCCTATCACCTCCAACGGCTACGTGCTGCTCGACGACGTCCTACGTCAGCCACAGATGAGGAAGCAACACGTCTCAGTGCAGGATGTCGCCAGGATCGTGCGCGACTCCGACAAGCAGCGCTACCGGTTAGCGTATGGTGCGGCAGATGGCCGTCTCTACATTGCTGCTGTGCAAGGGCACAGCATCGATGGTGttgagccgcagctgcgaaCGCTGACgagcgtggaggaggtgccggTGGCTGTTCACGGCACCTACTGGGCGGCCTGGAAGGCGATCCAGCAGTGCGGTTACCTGAGCACCATGAGTAGGCAGCACATCCACTTCGCCAAGGGGCTCATTAACGACGAGCAGGTGGTAAGCGGCATGCGCAAGAACGTGCAGCTCTTCGTCTACCTGGATGTCGCGGCAGTGCTTGCGGATGGCGTGGCACTCTACGAGAGCTCCAACGGCGTCATTCTCACCCCCGGTGTAGGCCACACACGGCAGCTGCCTCTCAAGTACGTGGCCAAGGTGGTGGACCGAAGCAATGGCCGCACAATCTACCCTGCGTGA
- a CDS encoding putative inositol polyphosphate phosphatase: protein MAAAASPFSLPRARLPALQQLPLDSITVYDTATHCYLLGTDSLQKNFHLLSCRKHSAEQALCHNAISNSSVAAATVSDGHQNATVSESEAGRAGAGTAAPPSASHAELFGLDDLHDFTSYAVYSPTEAGALVDALRREHGPTMRILPAVAFLGAVRFTAGYYVVLATERRMAGYLGVHRLFEAVSVELVSLQLDPEWVAAAETQARKRLQQLRRGGGVGARGFKAGYSPFISTPETTAGSPFAPSTFRSRPARAGYGRKAVTSGTGASVSATSYIFQRRSLEELYRQQFITSLSRASSFFYSHSYDLTNTLQRNMLAAGTAATDGAHPITCADNGGRHHFERRPGRVAAADARVEPSPRNRQPLQPRMQYVWNEYLLEPWQRNDRNAESVDAEMSDIAEADVGSGDAPAAPPAGRAKRDSAPQYPSALSRWYVFLVHGYITQRAVVVRQPAFRTLLITLIARVSKASAGVRYLRRGLNSDGHVANHVEVEQIISDESSWNSAFTAGTLTSYVQLRGSVPVRWYHPPTASRLLPKPPIVIGPHDSQWSETCLHFQHLLEQYGAPILVHDLLKRRESNARESVLGDAYRAAVRAMVAAVDRWTAATGAATACRDGAERGNTSEPRVCGADVLQYESTDLRSLSQLAWNTMTAVAEQHFSAVRCFVSRRCCPAATLERHAQCASLLDSSDVLMTGDTSEVAEAHGRRINGDGGDAEVVQLQRGVVRSNCLDCIDRTNLGQLFHGLHALGEQLSALGLLRHAADVCDSPAVTEMLLEMYLAMGDAIATQYGGSAQVGAGVLHRGAGWDQLMGVKRLYHNVMGDRDKQEAMNLLLGRKQPQPRRGSRACNAEMHSPGQMAPLSLAQTSPSSTAPSLSASITSASPAVAAALAGVGRGPLASEDAVTPSASFFSGIRQTASRWWSEATSSASSSGAAVAAAEAEAEADYYEQVSSAPRLPLAGLLTSWWVQPLRRFDEWCAACGASALRGATRNSKMADAPSVWPLGAVATPKAPRSSLAHSDAPFSSPASTLASSTSSRASVLTSAAVASAGAYGGDELALRLLAAETQAQERWKLFIANVERQACLAPARRDAATQLYHDRRRGVPHGDGNDDTAAAPSLPLLFSSVPAGTPASDASAPSRTMQWSLVSSATSLTARAAAAAGSAEAGALSRAGYATVASAELAPLPPSAPLLAAPPCLFAEPWVLLRTTMHVLPVESVAASECRPTRTSTASAAALCSGGFVRSGKKRAAIYSVGDVLQQEPPYSVGQAVARQLLGCFPPAAAVVTAHSRRQMLMERHQPWRSPQEVHPHDAFPSIVRNSAFALQNADLERLAYREMLWIVDGVDRAAGEARGVSAESLQSSASPASMAQPSSLPGWPWTLSTQEVADRQFIAALLVGWFGAPATWGLEDMVRVVQRLVYPEPLPVEVLQVLRSSRVQPPLEGAELLFAGAPARAEEGAEEREQRVDAETRQYWHERLAASVGQRGPLFVRGTAAAAFKHASRPTAPRRDPGGRGALLRRTSPVRFSTPSTPLPYQWDVDVHAGSPVQAAVALLCRLTSVLRFAAHDNTASGASVNGTGIGPVVMARGNGVVGATSMAAPWSHVVSTGESRDGASVNVLAVSAHDADAAQDEGAAPVRRVEEALLPLLEECPNSGAPASAYLPGLFPEHETLPDSLRRQWLLCRLLQPIFARCALTPPTLHSLLRDFFAELLTPDEVNGKNEQRQQRRRREYRVRYSFVLPQQHGQLQQQPPQGQSPSLQPSGGNAADGAGGRGDGWYLYNLFSGRPTSLSSSSPQEPSNVGKASSSPTAAAASRTLNIPATLKVRHCCSALDLYRWSVAHCPLFVIPSEDEPSGVSVVSGNSSIASRNIAAAAWHLLWWAIDNNFLIPVVRRRGQATLEMLADETALFCVKRDVARVALNVERRCHDDVWRPQQPEALTNSGKEVPGSSAIYGVDLAPSMLRLHRPLRRSALAGILTLSENLASLGLRAATQVQEFFRVRTVHGWVRQSLGASSGTTVALFGGRAVGATGVVDSSPVASASSGSSAATAAAVVRRFHRLAVDCLQSVQSAMAALQHMSLEVLARDAAMHDYISFFVNVYNAAYVAAWLTNVKELVGNGAAAATADTNSPAKSSHHQHQGALRAPIPRTIDLFPLPTLCNTSYACFMHAYGVVIGGVFVSLEEMKYGILGGNRAPPHCDLPLWPPIGGNGANPCRPSSSQRSSELDWQQQMQRLVPLHLRADVPEAARINALRRHPHLQEALDFIDMCEALAPSTSHMHDACAERDGAHAVSAKARLSSHEQGAVRNPSGSCRAPSVLQPSPAPSLGTVAAAAAATDSARRSLRVSSSLPPDTSSARGPGCQGDGGPQPRRRHELVDVWSVDVVRYLPFRILLQLIDTYLPPPVLHLCAGSVDAEWKESSVDVTGDDDGSGAAGSSSPVLLDGRDRVPWYLQPIFNPTPLVHTALQSSKLGATYAVAHDGDGPAAGMLTPQVSQDANGVLLQPSRMWSSPSYYVVGGDGISGDEAVSHSFQLLQALAGSYLGAGLYHPISLGTTDGSAEDASPRAPTQHLCLPLHSGDAFTQLRATEAAFRSALLTTDPHLFCDAAAPPPSTKSPVASATFWRSSQPPPLSLPTASSQPHHLRGRGGAAGMHTSAAGPGARLIFGGSGSSATSCSATLQSAMKPLLYEWCRSVEKEMSNSTLLSQPGWQMRVTLQMVRLLEESYASGRAVRAAQAAMQSG, encoded by the coding sequence atggcggcagccgcgtcacCGTTCTCGCTGCCTCGTGCGCGGttgccagcgctgcagcagctcccgcTTGACTCCATCACGGTGTACGATACGGCCACCCACTGCTACCTGCTCGGCACGGACAGCCTACAGAAGAACTTCCACCTTCTCTCCTGCCGCAAGCACAGCGCTGAGCAAGCACTGTGCCACAACGCTATCAGCAACAGtagcgtcgccgcggccaccgtcaGTGATGGACACCAGAACGCCACCGTGTCCGAGTCGGAGGCAGGGCGGGCAGGAGcgggcaccgctgctccCCCAAGCGCCTCCCACGCCGAACTGTTTGGCCTTGACGACTTGCACGACTTCACGAGCTACGCTGTCTACTCCCCGACAGAAGCCGGTGCCCTCGTCGACGCTCTGCGACGGGAGCACGGCCCGACCATGCGCATCCTCCCCGCAGTCGCCTTCCTCGGTGCGGTGCGCTTCACCGCCGGCTATTACGTGGTACTGGCGACGGAGCGACGCATGGCGGGCTACCTTGGCGTACACCGGCTCTTCGAGGCTGTGAGCGTGGAACTGGtctcgctgcagctggatCCTGAATGggtggccgccgcagagACGCAGGCGCGAaaacggctgcagcagcttcggcgaggcggcggcgttggtgcTCGAGGCTTCAAGGCCGGCTACTCCCCGTTTATCTCTACACCAGAGACAACGGCAGGCTCGCCGTTCGCGCCTTCTACGTTCCGCTCACGCCCCGCCAGGGCTGGCTACGGCCGCAAGGCCGTCACCTCTGGTACGGGCGCCTCGGTGTCCGCCACCTCGTACATTTTTCAGCGCCGCAGCCTGGAGGAGCTGTATCGGCAGCAGTTCAtcacctccctctcgcgcgcctcgtcttTCTTTTACTCGCACAGCTACGACCTCACGAATACCCTTCAGCGGAACATGCTGGCGGCAGGGACAGCGGCGACCGACGGGGCCCATCCGATCACCTGCGCGGACAACGGAGGGCGGCACCACTTTGAGCGGCGCCCAGGtcgcgtcgcagcggcagatgcCAGGGTGGAGCCCTCCCCGCGAAATcgtcagccgctgcagccacggATGCAGTACGTGTGGAACGAATACCTTTTGGAGCCGTGGCAGCGGAACGATCGCAATGCGGAAAGCGTCGACGCCGAGATGAGTGACATAGCCGAGGCCGAtgtcggcagcggtgacgcgCCGGCAGCCCCGCCCGCCGGTCGTGCAAAACGGGATTCGGCGCCGCAGTACCCATCTGCGCTGTCGCGGTGGTATGTCTTCCTCGTGCATGGCTACATTACGCAGCGCGCTGTGGTGGTACGTCAGCCAGCCTTTCGCACGCTTCTCATCACGCTCATCGCGCGTGTCAGCAAGGCGTCGGCCGGCGTACGCTACCTCCGGCGCGGCCTCAACAGTGACGGGCACGTTGCAAATCACGTTGAGGTGGAGCAGATCATCAGCGACGAGTCTTCGTGGAACTCTGCCTTCACGGCTGGCACCCTCACCTCCTACGTCCAGCTGCGTGGGTcggtgccggtgcggtgGTATCACCCACCGACAGCGTCGCGCCTGCTTCCGAAGCCGCCAATCGTTATAGGCCCGCACGACTCACAGTGGAGTGAGACATGCCTTCACTTTCAGCACCTTCTGGAGCAGTACGGCGCACCCATCTTGGTGCACGACCTTCTCAAGCGCAGAGAGAGCAACGCGCGGGAGAGCGTGCTCGGCGACGCGTACCGCGCGGCAGTACGTGCCATGGTCGCCGCTGTGGACCGTTGGACCGCCGCCACGGGCGCTGCGACCGCCTGCCGGGACGGTGCGGAGAGAGGTAACACAAGCGAGCCACGCGTCTGCGGCGCTGACGTTCTCCAGTACGAGTCTACTGACCTCCGCAGTCTCAGCCAGCTCGCGTGGAACACGATGACGGCCGTGGCAGAGCAGCACTTCAGCGCAGTCCGCTGCTTTGTCAGCAGGCGATGCTGCCCGGCCGCCACTCTTGAGCGGCACGCACAgtgtgcttctctcctcgATAGCAGTGACGTGCTCATGACGGGTGACACCAGCGAGGTCGCCGAAGCACACGGCAGACGCAtcaacggcgacggcggagaTGCCGAGGTTgttcagctgcagcgcggtgTGGTCCGCAGCAACTGTCTCGACTGCATCGACCGCACTAACCTTGGTCAGCTTTTCCACGGCCTCCATGCTCTGGGAGAGCAGCTGTCCGCGCTCGgcctgctgcggcacgcagCGGACGTATGTGACTCTCCAGCGGTAACGGAGATGCTGCTTGAGATGTACCTGGCCATGGGCGACGCCATAGCCACCCAGTACGGCGGCTCCGCCCAggtcggcgctggcgtgctgcaccgcggcgcagGTTGGGATCAGCTGATGGGGGTGAAGCGCCTCTACCACAACGTCATGGGTGATCGTGACAAGCAGGAGGCAATGAACCTTCTGCTCGGCCgcaagcagccgcagccccgCCGTGGCTCACGCGCCTGCAACGCAGAGATGCACAGCCCTGGCCAAATGGCCCCGCTCTCACTTGCCCAGACCTCCCCATCAtccacggcgccgtcgctgagcGCCTCCATCACGTCTGCGTCGCCAGCGGTAGCGGCTGCGTTGGCTGGCGTGGGCCGCGGCCCGCTTGCAAGCGAGGATGCCGTGACACCGTCGGCATCCTTCTTCTCTGGAATCCGTCAGACGGCctcgcggtggtggagcgaAGCAActtcgtcggcgtcgtcttctggggcggcggtggcggccgcggaggcagaggcagaggccgacTACTACGAGCAAGTCTCCAGCGCCCCACGGCTGCCTCTGGCCGGTCTGCTGACGTCGTGGTGGGTGCAGCCGCTACGCCGCTTCGACGAGTGGTGTGCTGCATGTGGTGCCAGTGCACTGCGGGGCGCCACGAGGAATAGCAAGATGGCAGACGCCCCGAGCGTGTGGCCTTTAGGAGCAGTTGCTACCCCGaaggcgccgcgcagctccttggCTCACTCAGATGcgcctttctcctctcccgcATCGAcgctcgcctcctcgacaAGCTCCCGCGCCAGTGTGCTGACGAGCGCGGCCGTGGCGTCGGCCGGCGCCTACGGCGGAGACGAGCTTGCGCTTCGCCTTCTAGCTGCCGAGACGCAGGCGCAGGAACGTTGGAAGCTCTTCATTGCCAATGTGGAGCGACAAGCTTGCCTCGCCCCAGCGCGGCGCGACGCTGCCACGCAGCTCTACCACGACAGACGTAGGGGGGTGCCGCATGGCGACGGGAACGACGataccgctgcagcaccgtccCTGCCTTTACTCTTCTCTTCAGTCCCGGCGGGCACCCCCGCTAGcgacgcgtcggcgccgtcacgcACGATGCAGTGGTCTCTCGTAAGCAGTGCCACGTCGTTGactgcgcgtgcagcggccgccgctggcagcgcggAGGCAGGTGCCCTGTCCCGTGCAGGATATGCAACGGTGGCATCGGCGGAGCTCGCGCCTCTGCCCCCCTCGGCACCGTTGTTGGCCGCTCCGCCGTGCCTCTTCGCTGAGCCGTGGGTTCTTCTCCGCACGACGATGCACGTGTTGCCCGTCGAAAGCGTCGCCGCTTCAGAGTGCCGGCCGACCCGGACATCgactgcctctgctgctgcgttgtgCTCTGGTGGCTTTGTGCGATCGGGTAAGAAGCGTGCTGCGATTTACAGCGTCGGCGATGTTTTGCAGCAAGAGCCGCCGTACAGCGTCGGGCAAGCCGttgcgcgccagctccttgGCTGTTTcccgcctgccgccgcggtcgtCACCGCTCACTCTCGGCGCCAGATGCTGATGGAGCGACATCAGCCCTGGCGGTCGCCGCAGGAGGTTCATCCACACGACGCCTTCCCAAGCATCGTGCGGAACAGCGCGTTCGCGCTGCAGAATGCAGACCTTGAACGGTTGGCGTACCGGGAGATGCTGTGGATAGTAGATGGTGTCGACAGGGCGGCAGGTGAGGCTCGCGGGGTGTCCGCGGAATCGCTGCAGAGTTCCGCGTCGCCTGCTTCGATGGCGCAGCCCTCATCACTGCCAGGATGGCCGTGGACTCTCTCCACGCAGGAAGTCGCGGACCGTCAGTTCATAGCGGCTCTGCTCGTGGGTTGGTTTGGTGCGCCGGCAACGTGGGGGCTAGAGGACATGGTACGAgtggtgcagcgcctcgtctACCCCGAGCCCTTGCCGGTGGAGGttctgcaggtgctgcgcagcagccgtgtgcAGCCGCCACTCGAAGGAGCGGAGCTTCTGTtcgctggtgcgcctgcGAGGGCAGAAGAGGGCGCGGAGGAACGAGAGCAACGCGTGGACGCGGAGACGAGGCAGTACTGGCATGAGCGACTCGCCGCATCAGTCGGTCAACGAGGTCCGCTCTTCGTCCGCGgtactgccgccgctgccttcaaGCATGCCTCCAGGCcgacggcgccacggcgAGACCCCGGAGGCAGAGGTGCCCTCCTTAGGCGGACGTCACCCGTGCGCTTTTCCACGCCgtccacgccgctgccgtaccAGTGGGATGTGGACGTCCACGCTGGCAGCCCCGTgcaagcggcggtggctctcctctgccgtctCACGAGCGTTCTACGCTTTGCGGCGCACGACAACACGGCGAGCGGGGCGTCGGTGAACGGCACGGGCATCGGGCCGGTCGTGATGGCGCGCGGCAACGGAGTAGTCGGGGCCACCTCTATGGCAGCTCCCTGGAGCCACGTAGTCTCGACGGGTGAGAGTCGCgatggcgcaagcgtgaACGTCCTCGCTGTATCGgcgcacgacgccgacgctgcgcaggACGAGGGGGCCGCGCCTGTCCGCCGTGTGGAAGAGGCGCTTCTCCCCTTACTGGAGGAATGCCCCAACTCTGGCGCGCCCGCATCTGCTTACCTTCCGGGCCTCTTTCCCGAGCATGAGACCCTCCCCGACTCGCTGCGTCGGCAGTGGCTCCTGTGCCGTCTCCTGCAGCCCATCTTCGCCCGCTGCGCGCTGACGCCACCAACGCTGCACAGCCTGCTTCGTGACTTCTTTGCCGAGCTGCTCACTCCCGACGAGGTGAATGGGAAGAatgagcagcggcaacagcgccgacgccgcgagTACCGCGTCCGCTACAGCTTTGTGCTGCCCCAGCAGCacgggcagctgcagcaacagccaCCGCAGGGGCAAAGCCCCAGCCTGCAACCCTCGGGCGGTAACGCTGCGGATGGCGCTGGGGGTCGCGGGGATGGATGGTACCTGTACAATCTCTTTTCGGGCAGGCCTacgtcgctgtcgtcttcCTCACCGCAGGAGCCGTCGAATGTGGGCAAAGCCTCCTCAtcccccaccgccgccgcggcctcgcGAACGCTAAACATTCCGGCCACGCTGAAGGTGCGGCACTGCTGTTCTGCCTTGGATCTCTACCGCTGGTCTGTGGCGCACTGTCCGCTCTTCGTGATTCCTTCTGAGGACGAGCCGAGCGGCGTGTCCGTGGTTTCCGGAAACAGCAGCATCGCGAGCAGGAACAtcgcagcggctgcgtggcaCCTGCTCTGGTGGGCAATCGACAACAACTTTCTCATTCCTGtagtgcgccgccgcggccaggCGACGCTCGAAATGCTAGCGGATGAGACAGCACTCTTCTGCGTGAAGCGCGACGTTGCGCGCGTCGCGCTGAACGtagagcgccgctgccacgatGACGTCTGGCGACCGCAGCAACCGGAAGCGCTGACCAACTCTGGGAAAGAGGTGCCTGGCTCCAGCGCCATCTATGGAGTCGATCTCGCCCCATcgatgctgcggctgcaccggCCCCTTCGTCGCAGCGCTCTCGCCGGCATCTTGACGCTGAGCGAAAATCTGGCGAGTCTCGGGCTGCGTGCCGCGACGCAGGTGCAGGAGTTTTTCCGCGTTCGCACCGTGCACGGCTGGGTGCGGCAGTCCCTCGGCGCCAGCTCTGGCACTACGGTCGCTCTcttcggcggccgcgccgttGGTGCAACGGGAGTGGTAGACTCCTCCCCCGTggccagcgccagcagcggctccagcgctgccacagcagccgctgtcGTTCGACGTTTTCACCGGCTCGCTGTGGACTGCCTACAGAGCGTGCAGAGTGCCATGGCAGCGCTTCAGCACATGTCTCTCGAGGTTCTTGCGAGGGACGCCGCCATGCACGACTACATCAGCTTCTTTGTGAACGTGTACAATGCCGCCTACGTAGCGGCGTGGCTGACCAATGTGAAGGAGCTGGTGGGtaacggcgccgcagcggcaacggctgACACGAACTCACCCGCGAAGAGCAGCCATCACCAACACCAGGGTGCTCTTCGCGCGCCGATACCACGCACCATCGATCTCTTCCCGCTGCCCACCTTGTGCAACACGAGCTACGCCTGCTTCATGCACGCCTACGGCGTCGTCATTGGCGGCGTGTTTGTGAGCCTCGAAGAGATGAAATACGGTATCCTGGGCGGAAACCGAGCTCCGCCCCACTGCGACCTGCCGCTGTGGCCCCCAATTGGGGGCAATGGTGCCAATCCGTGTCGCCCCTCTAGCAGTCAGCGGTCGAGCGAGCTGGACTGGCAACAGCAGATGCAGCGACTTGTTCcgctgcacctgcgcgcTGACGTgcccgaggcggcgcggatCAATGCCCTTCGGCGTCATCCGCACCTGCAAGAAGCGCTCGACTTCATCGACATGTGCGAGGCGCTCGCCCCCTCCACATCGCACATGCACGATGCTTGCGCTGAGAGGGACGGGGCACACGCAGTGTCGGCGAAGGCACGGCTCTCCTCGCACGAACAGGGTGCCGTGCGGAACCCAAGTGGCAGCTGTCGCGCCCCTTCCGTGTTGCAGCCCTCGCCGGCCCCTTCCCTCGGCACcgtggcggccgcagcagcggcaacggacTCGGCTAGGCGAAGCCTACgtgtgtcgtcgtcgctgccgccggacACTTCATCAGCGCGAGGGCCGGGCTGCCAAGGTGATGGTGGCCCTcagccgcgccgacgccacgaGCTTGTTGATGTGTGGAGCGTCGATGTCGTGCGTTACTTGCCGTTCCGCATCCTGCTTCAGCTCATCGACACCTATctaccgccgccggtgcTTCACctgtgcgccggcagcgtcgatgcAGAGTGGAAGGAGAGCTCTGTGGATGTCACCGGCGACGATgatggcagcggtgcagcaggcagcagcagccccgtCCTGCTCGACGGAAGAGACCGTGTACCGTGGTATCTGCAGCCGATCTTCAACCCCACGCCGCTGGTGCACACCGCCTTGCAGAGCTCCAAGCTCGGCGCCACCTACGCTGTTGCCCACGATGGCGACGGACCGGCGGCCGGCATGTTGACGCCACAGGTCAGCCAAGACGCAAacggtgtgctgctgcagccgtctCGCATGTGGAGCAGTCCTTCATActacgtcgtcggcggcgacggcatcaGCGGTGATGAAGCCGTGAGCCACTCCTTCCAACTCCTGCAAGCGCTGGCAGGCTCCTACCTCGGCGCCGGCCTCTACCACCCCATCAGCCTTGGCACCACGGATGGCAGCGCTGAGGATGCTTCGCCGCGTGCTCCAACGCAGCACCTGTGTCTCCCCCTTCACTCTGGCGATGCcttcacgcagctgcgcgcgacggAGGCAGCCTTCCGCAGTGCCCTCCTCACCACTGACCCGCACCTGTTttgtgacgccgccgcaccaccaccatccaCCAAGTCGCccgtggcgtcggcgacgtTTTGGCGCTCGtcccagccgccgccgctgtctttGCCGACTGCCTCTTCGCAACCGCACCATCTGCGCggtcgtggcggtgccgccggcatgcacacaagcgcagcTGGCCCCGGCGCCAGACTGATCTTTGGCGGCTCTGGCAGCTCCGCCACATCTTGCTCTGCCACCCTGCAGAGCGCCATGAAGCCTCTCTTGTACGAGTGGTGTCGGTCGGTAGAGAAGGAGATGAGCAACTCTACCCTTCTCTCCCAACCTGGGTGGCAAATGCGGGTAACGCTCCAAatggtgcggctgctcgaGGAGTCCTACGCGTCGGGGAGGGCAGTGCGAGCAGCACAAGCGGCGATGCAGTCTGGCTAG
- a CDS encoding putative dynein arm light chain: MTAAAPSSLVKYETPVLLSEALHKKSLASKRPVANNGKPQPQSEDVLFSILPPREFEKGGQRWVQYPSSTPATRLDVIRLQEQLDTLLADRQARETGVCPIREELYGQVFDELIRQVTISCAERGLLLLRVRDEIRMTLDAYRSLYESSIAFGMRKALHAEQEHVELEARVRALEREKADLQRQVEELVEECARIEQDESQRHRDEQKKHDEEVAFFRRTYETLTANLQTVVNPTKA; encoded by the coding sequence ATGACTGCAGCTGCCCCGTCGTCGCTCGTCAAGTACGAGacgccggtgctgctctctGAGGCGCTGCACAAGAAGTCCCTCGCCTCGAAGCGGCCGGTGGCGAACAATGGCAAGCCGCAGCCACAGTCCGAGGACGTCCTCTTCAGCATTCTGCCCCCCCGCGAGTTCGAGAAGGGCGGGCAGCGGTGGGTGCAGTACCCCTCCAGCACCCCCGCCACCCGGCTCGATGTGATCCGGCTacaggagcagctggacaCTTTGCTGGCAGACCGCCAGGCGCGCGAGACGGGTGTGTGCCCGATTCGCGAAGAGCTCTACGGTCAGGTGTTCGATGAGCTTATTCGGCAAGTCACTATCAGCTGCGCCGAGCGGGGGCTTCTGCTCCTGCGCGTGCGGGATGAGATTCGCATGACGCTGGATGCCTATCGCTCTCTCTACGAGAGCAGCATCGCCTTCGGTATGCGTAAGGCACTGCACGCAGAGCAGGAGCACgtcgagctggaggcgcgcgTACGAGCGCTGGAGCGGGAAAAGGCAGacctgcagcggcaggtTGAAGAGTTGGTAGAGGAGTGCGCGCGAATCGAGCAGGATGagtcgcagcggcatcggGATGAGCAGAAAAAGCATGATGAGGAGGTTGCCTTCTTCCGCCGCACGTACGAGACGCTGACGGCCAACCTGCAGACTGTCGTGAACCCAACCAAGGCGTGA